A DNA window from Mycobacterium sp. IDR2000157661 contains the following coding sequences:
- a CDS encoding DEAD/DEAH box helicase, with product MTSTEPDATGADITFDDLQIHPSVLRAVADVGYESPSAIQAATIPAMMAGSDVVGLAQTGTGKTAAFAIPILSKIDVGSRVTQALVLAPTRELALQVAEAFSRYGAHLHVNALPIYGGSSYGPQLAGLRRGAQIVVGTPGRVIDHLEKGSLDLSHLDYLVLDEADEMLTMGFAEEVERILADTPEYKQVALFSATMPPAIRKITTKYLHDPVEVTVKARTQTAENITQRYVQVAGPRKMDALTRLLEVEPFEAMIVFVRTKQATEEVADRLKARGFSAAAINGDIPQAVRERTINALKDGSIDLLIATDVAARGLDVERISHVLNYDIPHDPESYVHRIGRTGRAGRSGTALLFVTPRERHLLSSIERVTRQKLVESELPTVEDVNEKRVAKFRDSITAALASPKIDLFRTLIEGYERDHDVPMADIAAALALQSRDGEEFLMTEPPPEKRRERREKEGRDSENRPPRKPRERRADLATYRIAVGKRHKVAPGAIVGAIANEGGLHRSDFGHIAIKLDYSLVELPAKLPKKTLKALEHTRIQGQLINLEPDRGPKPHRGKYKPK from the coding sequence ATGACGTCCACCGAGCCGGACGCGACCGGCGCCGACATCACCTTTGATGACCTGCAGATTCACCCCTCGGTGCTGCGGGCCGTCGCCGACGTCGGCTACGAATCGCCGTCGGCCATCCAGGCCGCCACCATCCCGGCCATGATGGCGGGCTCCGACGTGGTCGGCCTGGCCCAGACCGGCACCGGAAAGACCGCGGCCTTCGCGATCCCGATCCTGTCGAAGATCGACGTCGGCAGCCGCGTCACCCAGGCGCTGGTGCTGGCGCCCACCCGCGAACTCGCCCTGCAGGTGGCCGAGGCGTTCAGCCGTTACGGCGCGCATCTGCACGTCAACGCGTTGCCGATCTACGGCGGCAGTTCCTACGGCCCTCAGTTGGCCGGCCTGCGACGCGGCGCTCAGATCGTGGTGGGCACGCCCGGGCGGGTGATCGACCACCTGGAGAAGGGCAGCCTCGACCTGTCCCATCTCGACTATCTGGTTCTCGACGAGGCGGACGAGATGCTCACGATGGGCTTCGCCGAAGAGGTCGAGCGCATCCTCGCCGACACCCCCGAGTACAAGCAGGTCGCCCTCTTCTCGGCGACCATGCCGCCTGCGATTCGCAAGATCACCACCAAGTACCTGCACGACCCGGTCGAGGTGACGGTCAAGGCCAGGACGCAGACCGCCGAGAACATCACGCAGCGCTACGTCCAGGTGGCCGGTCCGCGCAAGATGGACGCGTTGACCCGCCTGCTGGAGGTCGAACCGTTCGAGGCGATGATCGTGTTCGTCCGCACCAAGCAGGCCACCGAGGAGGTGGCCGATCGCCTCAAGGCGCGGGGCTTCTCGGCGGCCGCCATCAACGGCGACATCCCGCAGGCGGTGCGAGAGCGCACCATCAACGCGCTCAAGGACGGCTCCATCGACTTGCTGATCGCCACCGACGTGGCGGCGCGGGGACTCGACGTCGAGCGCATCTCGCACGTGTTGAACTACGACATCCCGCACGACCCGGAGTCATACGTGCACCGCATCGGGCGCACCGGGCGCGCCGGCCGGTCCGGTACCGCGCTGTTGTTCGTGACCCCGCGCGAACGGCATCTGCTCAGCTCGATCGAACGGGTGACGCGCCAGAAGCTGGTCGAGTCGGAACTGCCGACGGTCGAGGATGTCAACGAGAAGCGGGTGGCCAAGTTCCGCGACTCCATTACCGCGGCGCTGGCCTCGCCCAAGATCGACCTGTTCCGCACGCTGATCGAGGGTTACGAACGCGACCACGACGTGCCGATGGCCGACATCGCCGCGGCCCTGGCGCTGCAGAGCCGCGACGGCGAGGAGTTCCTGATGACGGAACCCCCGCCGGAGAAGCGCCGGGAGCGACGGGAGAAGGAGGGGCGGGACAGCGAGAACCGCCCCCCGCGCAAGCCGCGGGAACGGCGCGCTGACCTCGCGACCTACCGCATCGCGGTGGGCAAGCGGCACAAGGTCGCTCCCGGGGCCATCGTCGGTGCGATCGCCAACGAGGGCGGCCTGCACCGCAGCGACTTCGGCCACATCGCGATCAAGCTGGACTACTCCCTGGTCGAGCTGCCTGCCAAGCTCCCCAAGAAGACGCTGAAAGCCCTCGAGCACACCAGGATTCAGGGTCAGCTCATCAACCTCGAACCCGACCGCGGGCCCAAGCCGCATCGGGGGAAGTACAAGCCGAAGTGA